A single genomic interval of Paracoccus aestuarii harbors:
- a CDS encoding sigma factor: MTAPGLTLAAGADAARGWTPRSRHCPRPGPGVRLARPQGEAALDRDDIWDDLMRRANRGDGAAFHRFLTLVTPPLRGLIRARGRALPPDQHEDVLQEVLLAIHLKRGSWDGSAPVRPWLYAVARHKVVDAFRRRGQRLHLPLEDLAEVLAAEPGPAPLAARDADRMLGMIDARSAALVRAVRLEERSTEDAAAALGLTPGAARVVLHRAMRRLTDLAGRIK, encoded by the coding sequence ATGACCGCGCCGGGCCTGACCTTGGCGGCGGGCGCGGATGCCGCGCGCGGCTGGACGCCCCGATCCCGCCATTGCCCGCGCCCCGGTCCGGGGGTTAGACTGGCCCGACCGCAGGGGGAGGCCGCGCTGGACCGGGACGACATCTGGGACGATCTGATGCGCCGCGCCAATCGCGGCGACGGGGCGGCCTTTCATCGATTCCTGACCTTGGTCACGCCGCCGCTGCGGGGCCTGATCCGCGCGCGGGGCCGCGCCCTGCCGCCCGACCAGCACGAGGATGTCCTGCAGGAGGTGCTGCTGGCCATCCATCTGAAACGCGGCAGCTGGGACGGATCGGCGCCGGTGCGGCCTTGGCTCTATGCGGTGGCGCGGCACAAGGTGGTCGATGCCTTCCGCAGGCGGGGCCAGCGGCTGCATCTGCCGCTGGAGGATCTGGCCGAGGTGCTGGCGGCCGAGCCCGGCCCCGCCCCCTTGGCCGCGCGCGATGCCGACCGGATGCTGGGCATGATCGACGCGCGATCCGCGGCCCTGGTCCGCGCCGTCCGCCTGGAGGAGCGCAGCACCGAGGATGCCGCCGCCGCGCTCGGGCTGACGCCGGGGGCGGCGCGGGTGGTCCTGCACCGCGCCATGCGCCGCCTGACCGACCTGGCGGGGAGGATAAAATGA
- the nadC gene encoding carboxylating nicotinate-nucleotide diphosphorylase, with amino-acid sequence MIPPLPDLILEPLIRAALTEDLGTNGDITTRTVIPAGTTARAAIRARRPGTASGMGLAALAFRLIDPTLRIDTPCPDGTAFAAGDTLAVIEGSAAAILSAERVALNFAGRLSGIATLTAAFVAETRGTDARITCTRKTTPGLRLVEKQAVLHGGGFNHRVSLSDAILVKDNHIAAAGGIGPVLRAIKARASHMMRVEIEVDRLDQLAEVLEEGGADVVLLDNMDIPTLRQAVAMAQGRVVLEASGNMALDRIAHVAATGVGYISVGALTHSAPVLDLGLDF; translated from the coding sequence ATGATCCCCCCTCTGCCCGACCTGATCCTGGAACCCCTGATCCGCGCCGCCCTGACCGAGGATCTGGGAACCAATGGCGACATCACCACCCGCACGGTGATCCCCGCGGGCACCACCGCCCGCGCCGCGATCCGCGCACGCCGGCCCGGCACCGCATCGGGCATGGGGCTGGCCGCCCTGGCCTTCCGCCTGATCGACCCGACCCTGCGCATCGACACGCCCTGCCCCGACGGCACGGCCTTCGCGGCGGGCGACACGCTGGCGGTGATCGAGGGATCCGCCGCCGCGATCCTCTCGGCCGAGCGGGTGGCGCTGAACTTCGCCGGGCGGCTCAGCGGCATCGCCACCCTGACCGCAGCCTTCGTGGCCGAGACACGCGGCACCGATGCCCGCATCACCTGCACCCGCAAGACCACGCCCGGCCTGCGCCTGGTCGAGAAACAGGCCGTGCTGCATGGCGGCGGCTTCAACCACCGGGTCTCGCTGTCGGACGCGATCCTGGTCAAGGACAACCACATCGCCGCCGCGGGCGGCATCGGCCCGGTCCTGCGCGCCATCAAGGCCCGCGCCTCGCACATGATGCGGGTCGAGATCGAGGTCGACCGCCTCGACCAGCTGGCCGAGGTGCTGGAGGAGGGCGGCGCCGATGTCGTCCTGCTGGACAACATGGACATCCCCACCCTGCGCCAGGCGGTGGCCATGGCCCAAGGCCGCGTGGTGCTGGAGGCCTCGGGCAACATGGCGCTGGACCGCATCGCCCATGTGGCGGCGACGGGGGTGGGCTATATCTCGGTCGGCGCGCTGACCCATTCGGCGCCGGTGCTGGATCTGGGCCTGGATTTCTGA
- a CDS encoding DUF6005 family protein, with the protein MTAASEAQAAIAAILSGPMGLGPDLSPDAALGHDLGLDSAGLMTLMLHLEEAGLPMGEDVFDRAPGLTLRGLAEALAGAAPDPEPVDIKVHCVVSCFCQALKDRGGVDHRPLYLGLWDGQVVVDGAMRLSYHAPGIDHGFYRDWARRLFGLRVSVWYDPARDKAANLALLEDLVARWTPGRHIMPMIDMALLPQRDNKFAQDPFPHYALIQPTADPATWLMRDPDFRWEGPLPADDLRRAFLRPTVAGGMAFGLEGVHPATPEGIEAMHRAVFDADRVPLIAALRDILHAHDGPLPRADLEIALRELPVIAIRKYAYEHALAIFGDIEGADHDAFEECCDRIARLHGGLNAVHRRAVAFARGGDRADLALALDRLADLARLERGIKATLADWFARWRAAQKSRPRSSTGAEWVSAPTEI; encoded by the coding sequence GTGACCGCCGCGTCGGAGGCGCAGGCCGCCATCGCGGCGATCCTGTCCGGGCCGATGGGGCTGGGGCCGGATCTGTCGCCCGATGCGGCGCTCGGCCATGATCTGGGGCTGGATTCGGCGGGGCTGATGACCCTGATGCTGCATCTGGAGGAGGCGGGCCTGCCCATGGGCGAGGATGTCTTTGACCGCGCGCCCGGCCTGACCCTGCGCGGCCTGGCCGAGGCCCTGGCCGGTGCCGCACCCGACCCCGAGCCGGTGGACATCAAGGTCCATTGCGTCGTCAGCTGCTTCTGCCAGGCGCTGAAGGATCGCGGCGGGGTGGATCACCGGCCGCTCTATCTGGGGCTGTGGGACGGGCAGGTGGTGGTCGACGGGGCGATGCGCCTGTCCTATCACGCGCCGGGGATCGATCACGGGTTCTATCGGGACTGGGCGCGGCGGCTGTTCGGGCTGCGGGTGTCGGTCTGGTACGATCCCGCCCGCGACAAGGCCGCGAACCTGGCCCTGCTGGAGGATCTGGTCGCGCGCTGGACGCCGGGCCGCCACATCATGCCGATGATCGACATGGCCCTGCTGCCGCAGCGCGACAACAAGTTCGCCCAGGACCCCTTTCCTCATTACGCGCTGATCCAGCCCACCGCCGATCCCGCGACCTGGCTGATGCGCGACCCCGATTTCCGGTGGGAGGGGCCGCTGCCCGCCGACGACCTGCGCCGCGCCTTCCTGCGCCCCACCGTGGCGGGCGGCATGGCCTTCGGGCTGGAGGGGGTGCATCCCGCCACGCCCGAGGGAATCGAGGCGATGCACCGGGCGGTCTTTGATGCGGATCGGGTGCCGCTGATCGCGGCGCTGCGCGACATCCTGCACGCCCATGACGGGCCGTTGCCGCGCGCCGATCTGGAGATCGCGCTGCGCGAGCTGCCCGTCATCGCGATCCGCAAATATGCCTATGAGCATGCGCTGGCGATCTTTGGCGATATCGAGGGGGCGGACCATGACGCCTTCGAGGAATGCTGCGACCGGATCGCGCGGCTGCATGGCGGGCTGAACGCGGTCCATCGCCGGGCGGTGGCCTTTGCGCGCGGGGGGGACCGGGCCGATCTGGCGCTGGCGCTGGACCGGCTGGCGGATCTGGCCCGTCTGGAACGCGGCATCAAGGCGACGCTGGCCGACTGGTTCGCCCGCTGGCGCGCGGCTCAGAAATCCAGGCCCAGATCCAGCACCGGCGCCGAATGGGTCAGCGCGCCGACCGAGATATAG
- a CDS encoding DoxX family protein, whose translation MIARLNRLAARIPDAPVALALRVFPAAVFWQSGRTKVEGLSIKPSTWFLFEHEYALPMIPSAWAAVMATLAEHALPVLLVLGLATRLSAIGLLAMTAVIQVFVYPGAWVTHGLWAACLLAVAARGPGRLSLDRALGWDGR comes from the coding sequence ATGATCGCGCGGCTGAACCGCCTGGCCGCGCGCATCCCCGATGCCCCGGTGGCGCTGGCCCTGCGGGTCTTTCCGGCGGCGGTCTTCTGGCAGTCCGGCCGCACCAAGGTCGAGGGGCTGTCGATCAAGCCATCGACCTGGTTCCTCTTCGAACACGAATACGCGCTGCCCATGATCCCGTCGGCTTGGGCGGCGGTCATGGCGACCTTGGCCGAACATGCCCTGCCCGTGCTGCTGGTCCTGGGGCTGGCCACGCGGCTGTCGGCGATCGGGCTGCTGGCGATGACGGCGGTGATTCAGGTCTTCGTCTATCCGGGGGCCTGGGTGACGCATGGGCTTTGGGCGGCCTGCCTGCTGGCCGTGGCGGCGCGGGGGCCGGGGCGGCTGTCGCTGGACCGCGCACTTGGGTGGGACGGGCGATGA
- a CDS encoding DUF692 domain-containing protein, giving the protein MTRLPPPRGLGFKPEHFAAIRHDPSPPAFFEVHAENYLGAGGLPHAQLTAIRQAHALSIHGVGLSIGGSAPLDRAHLARLRALCDRYQPESFSEHLAWSSHGAEYLNDLLPLPYTEASLARICDHVDQVQEALGRRILLENPATYVVFEQSTIPETAFLDQVAHRTGCGLLLDVNNVFVSCTNHRGDPRAYLADFPVDAVGEIHLGGHAAEDLPSGPLLIDSHGAAVADPVWTLFAELVARIGPRPTLVEWDNDLPAWPVLAAEAARADAILTAGARHAA; this is encoded by the coding sequence ATGACCCGCCTGCCGCCCCCGCGCGGCCTGGGCTTCAAGCCCGAGCATTTCGCCGCGATCCGCCACGACCCCAGCCCCCCGGCCTTTTTCGAGGTCCATGCCGAGAACTATCTGGGCGCGGGCGGGCTGCCCCATGCCCAGCTGACCGCGATCCGGCAGGCGCATGCCCTGTCGATCCATGGCGTCGGCCTGTCGATCGGCGGGTCTGCCCCGCTGGACCGCGCGCATCTGGCGCGGCTGCGTGCGCTTTGCGACCGCTATCAGCCGGAGAGCTTTTCCGAGCATCTGGCCTGGTCCAGCCATGGCGCGGAGTATCTGAACGACCTGCTGCCGCTGCCCTATACCGAGGCGAGCCTGGCGCGCATCTGCGATCATGTCGATCAGGTGCAGGAGGCGCTCGGCCGCCGGATCCTGCTGGAGAACCCGGCGACCTATGTCGTCTTCGAGCAGTCGACCATCCCCGAGACCGCCTTTCTGGACCAGGTCGCGCACCGCACGGGATGCGGGCTGCTGCTGGACGTGAACAACGTCTTCGTGTCCTGCACCAACCATCGCGGCGATCCGCGCGCCTATCTGGCCGATTTCCCCGTGGATGCGGTGGGCGAGATCCATCTGGGCGGGCATGCGGCCGAGGACCTGCCCTCCGGGCCCTTGCTGATCGACAGCCACGGCGCGGCGGTGGCGGACCCGGTCTGGACGCTGTTTGCCGAACTGGTGGCCCGGATCGGCCCGCGCCCGACGCTGGTCGAATGGGACAATGACCTGCCCGCCTGGCCGGTCCTGGCCGCCGAGGCCGCCCGCGCCGATGCCATCCTGACCGCGGGGGCCCGCCATGCCGCATGA
- a CDS encoding DNA-binding domain-containing protein encodes MPHEAAFHAALRGGTLPPGVTAPDPAEAARRFAVYRNNVAVSLGQALARRFPVIERLLGPAFFAALARAYRRADPPRGPVLAEWGEGFADFLDGFPPVADWPYLGCVARIEAARTRAFNAADAAPMDPARLAGADPGRLRLVLHPSVQVLRLRHPAVAIWAANQPGAAPLSIPPGPQIALILRDPAFAVPVEAIAAPDAALIEALQAGLPLARAARPGHDPAPRLVALMRQGAITGARP; translated from the coding sequence ATGCCGCATGAGGCCGCCTTTCACGCCGCGCTGCGGGGCGGGACCCTGCCGCCGGGCGTCACCGCGCCCGACCCTGCCGAGGCGGCGCGCCGTTTCGCCGTCTATCGCAACAATGTGGCCGTCAGCCTGGGCCAGGCCTTGGCGCGGCGCTTTCCGGTGATCGAGCGACTGCTGGGCCCGGCCTTCTTTGCCGCGCTGGCGCGGGCCTATCGCCGGGCCGATCCGCCGCGCGGCCCGGTCCTGGCCGAATGGGGGGAGGGTTTCGCGGATTTCCTGGACGGTTTCCCCCCGGTCGCGGATTGGCCCTATCTGGGCTGCGTGGCGCGGATCGAGGCCGCCCGGACCCGCGCCTTTAATGCCGCCGATGCCGCGCCCATGGACCCCGCGCGGCTGGCGGGGGCGGATCCGGGGCGGCTGAGGCTGGTCCTGCACCCCTCGGTCCAGGTGCTGCGCCTGCGCCATCCGGCGGTGGCGATCTGGGCGGCCAACCAGCCCGGCGCCGCGCCCCTGTCCATTCCGCCCGGCCCCCAGATCGCGCTGATCCTGCGCGATCCCGCCTTCGCCGTCCCGGTCGAGGCGATCGCCGCCCCGGATGCCGCGCTGATCGAGGCGCTGCAGGCGGGCCTGCCTTTGGCCCGCGCGGCCCGGCCCGGCCATGACCCGGCCCCGCGTCTGGTCGCGCTGATGCGGCAGGGCGCGATCACGGGGGCGCGGCCATGA
- a CDS encoding DUF2282 domain-containing protein has protein sequence MAFGASLACAIGALATTPVQAQEMEKCYGISLAGQNDCAAGPGTTCAGTSTVDYQGNAWTLVPTGSCLTTELPAAADGTAREAALEALDRDLPA, from the coding sequence ATGGCGTTCGGCGCCTCGCTGGCCTGCGCGATCGGCGCCTTGGCCACCACCCCCGTCCAGGCCCAGGAGATGGAGAAATGCTATGGCATTTCCCTGGCCGGGCAGAACGACTGCGCGGCCGGGCCCGGCACGACCTGCGCGGGCACGTCCACCGTGGATTACCAAGGCAATGCCTGGACCCTGGTCCCCACCGGCAGCTGCCTGACCACGGAACTGCCCGCCGCCGCCGACGGCACCGCCCGAGAGGCCGCACTGGAGGCCTTGGACCGCGACCTGCCCGCCTGA
- a CDS encoding L,D-transpeptidase, whose translation MTHHSLLLAGVAALALAACQPLATDAPAEAPADAPVAAPVEAPASGVSAETAALYAATRDNGFDVPAIPASLLTEDKARQSVDYWTDHPPGTIIVDPHARRLYLVQPGDRAIRYTVGVGAAGFGFTGQAHTPYQRDWPRWTPTDDMLARNPDHYGPSADGVEGGPSNPMGARALYIHNSVGDTFYRIHGTPDPASVGTASSAGCIRLFNQDIIHLAERTRSMARVVVLTEAQSGMGTTPPGG comes from the coding sequence ATGACCCATCATTCCCTTCTGCTGGCCGGGGTTGCAGCCCTGGCCCTGGCCGCCTGCCAACCCCTTGCCACCGATGCCCCCGCCGAGGCGCCCGCCGATGCCCCCGTCGCCGCGCCGGTCGAAGCCCCGGCTTCCGGCGTCAGCGCCGAGACTGCCGCGCTTTATGCCGCGACGCGGGACAACGGCTTTGACGTGCCGGCTATCCCCGCATCCCTGCTGACCGAGGACAAGGCCCGCCAGAGCGTCGATTACTGGACCGACCACCCGCCTGGCACGATCATCGTCGATCCGCATGCGCGCAGGCTGTATCTGGTGCAGCCGGGCGACCGGGCGATCCGCTATACCGTGGGCGTGGGGGCGGCGGGCTTCGGCTTCACCGGCCAGGCGCATACCCCCTATCAGCGGGACTGGCCGCGCTGGACCCCGACCGACGACATGCTGGCGCGCAATCCCGACCATTACGGCCCCTCGGCCGACGGGGTCGAGGGCGGGCCGTCCAACCCGATGGGGGCGCGTGCGCTCTATATCCATAATTCGGTGGGCGACACCTTCTATCGCATCCATGGCACGCCCGATCCGGCATCGGTGGGCACGGCGTCATCGGCGGGCTGCATCCGGCTTTTCAACCAGGACATCATCCACCTGGCCGAGCGCACCCGCAGCATGGCCCGCGTGGTCGTGCTGACCGAGGCGCAGTCGGGCATGGGCACCACCCCGCCGGGCGGCTGA
- a CDS encoding NrsF family protein — MTDRPKTEDLIRALAASPPPPALTGAGIAWPMLGGLAVTVGAALAVIGLRPDLGAALMLPQVAAKTVLPLVLAVLALVLALRSARPGRRLRAGWLTGPAAAALALFLQGLAQTPSGALLPAIMGHSAAACLMAITALSAPAIALGLWAARRGAPLRPGLTGGLIGMAASAGAAAGYALHCTEDSPLFFTTWYGLAIVIGTAIGALAGRRVLRW; from the coding sequence ATGACCGACCGTCCCAAGACCGAGGATCTGATCCGCGCGCTGGCCGCCAGCCCGCCGCCGCCCGCCTTGACCGGCGCGGGCATCGCCTGGCCCATGCTGGGGGGGCTGGCGGTGACGGTGGGGGCGGCGCTGGCGGTGATCGGGCTGCGCCCCGATCTGGGCGCGGCGCTGATGCTGCCGCAGGTGGCGGCCAAGACGGTGCTGCCCTTGGTGCTGGCGGTGCTGGCGCTGGTGCTGGCGCTGCGCTCGGCGCGCCCGGGACGGCGGCTGCGCGCGGGCTGGCTGACGGGGCCTGCGGCGGCGGCGCTGGCGCTGTTCCTGCAGGGTCTGGCGCAGACCCCGTCCGGCGCGCTGCTGCCCGCGATCATGGGCCACAGCGCGGCGGCCTGCCTGATGGCGATCACCGCCCTGTCGGCCCCGGCCATCGCCTTGGGCCTGTGGGCCGCGCGGCGCGGCGCACCCCTGCGCCCGGGGCTGACCGGAGGGCTGATCGGCATGGCGGCATCGGCCGGGGCGGCGGCGGGTTATGCGCTGCATTGCACCGAGGATTCGCCCCTGTTCTTCACCACCTGGTATGGGCTGGCTATCGTGATCGGCACCGCGATCGGCGCCTTGGCCGGACGCCGCGTCCTGCGCTGGTAG
- the nadA gene encoding quinolinate synthase NadA: protein MLDLTDIRAELALHYDLAPSVDLARDMAHIHARMDRVMPFPDWAVAAPYVAAINRLKAERGAVVLAHNYMTPDIFHGIADVVGDSLQLAIEATRTDADIIVQCGVHFMAETSKILNPAKTVLMPDMEAGCSLAESITAEGVAQMRARYPGAMVVSYVNTTAEVKAASDICCTSSNAARIVAAMPGDTVIMTPDKWLAQNVAAQVPQKRIVWWDGACIVHERFTPQDLRDFRDWHPGLRIIAHPECPPDVVAEADFAGSTAHIIDYVGRERPEKAMLVTECSMASNIADAHPGVEFLGPCNMCPYMKKITLEKVLWSLHSMTGQVEVDPAIAAPARLAVQRMIDLSRQLDG, encoded by the coding sequence ATGCTGGACCTGACCGATATCCGTGCCGAACTGGCCCTGCATTACGACCTGGCGCCGTCGGTCGACCTGGCGCGGGACATGGCCCATATCCATGCGCGCATGGACCGGGTGATGCCCTTTCCGGACTGGGCCGTGGCCGCGCCCTATGTCGCCGCGATCAACCGGCTGAAGGCCGAACGCGGCGCGGTGGTGCTGGCGCATAACTACATGACGCCCGACATCTTTCACGGCATCGCCGATGTGGTGGGCGACAGCCTGCAGCTGGCGATCGAGGCCACGCGCACGGATGCCGACATCATCGTGCAATGCGGCGTGCATTTCATGGCCGAGACCTCCAAGATCCTGAACCCCGCCAAGACCGTGCTGATGCCCGACATGGAGGCCGGATGCTCGCTGGCGGAATCCATCACCGCCGAAGGGGTGGCCCAGATGCGCGCCCGCTATCCCGGCGCGATGGTCGTCAGCTACGTCAATACCACGGCCGAGGTGAAGGCCGCATCCGACATCTGCTGCACCTCGTCCAACGCGGCGCGGATCGTGGCGGCCATGCCCGGCGACACGGTCATCATGACCCCCGACAAATGGCTGGCCCAGAATGTCGCGGCCCAGGTGCCGCAGAAACGCATCGTCTGGTGGGACGGCGCCTGCATCGTGCATGAACGCTTCACCCCCCAGGACCTGCGCGATTTCCGCGACTGGCATCCGGGGCTGCGCATCATCGCCCATCCCGAATGCCCCCCCGATGTCGTGGCCGAGGCCGATTTCGCGGGCTCGACCGCGCATATCATCGATTATGTGGGCCGCGAGCGCCCGGAAAAGGCGATGCTGGTCACCGAATGCTCGATGGCCTCGAACATCGCCGACGCCCATCCGGGGGTCGAGTTCCTGGGCCCCTGCAACATGTGCCCCTACATGAAGAAGATCACCCTGGAAAAGGTGCTGTGGTCGCTGCATTCCATGACCGGCCAGGTCGAGGTCGACCCTGCCATCGCCGCGCCCGCGCGCCTGGCGGTCCAGCGGATGATCGACCTGTCGCGCCAGCTGGATGGCTGA
- a CDS encoding FAD-dependent oxidoreductase — MTKPILFAAAALALVLAAWLIPDLRVAGEMLDRLSAGAEAHPLAAALAFLGIYVAVTALSLPLATPLTLLGGALFGFWQGLVMVSVAATAGATLAFLAARYLLRDWVRARLGDRARGIEAGLARDGAFYLFSLRLIPVVPFVAVNLLMGLTPMRAWTFAWVSQLGMLAGTVVYVNAGTQLGALEDLSGIVSAPVLASFAALAVFPWIARAGLGAVRRRRVYRGWRRPARFDRNLIVIGAGSAGLVAAYIAAAVRARVTLVEASEMGGDCLNTGCVPSKTLIRSATLAHQMRHAGRWGLTDTPPTVPFRAVMARVRAAIARIAPHDSVERYTALGVEVLRGHARLVDPWTVEITGADGPRRLTSRAVIVATGARPVLPPIPGLDGVDPLTSETLWDALGDQDAPPARLLVLGGGPIGCELAQAFARLGSQVMLVERAPRLLPREDAEVADLLAAALRADGVAVMTGHEARAFGRDDGAWVDLDHAGGTARLGFDRVIVALGRSARLEGFGLEDLGIATGRTIAVNDFLETRFPNILAAGDVAGPFQFTHVAAHQAWFASVNALFGSIRRFRADYRVIPHATFTDPEIARLGLSEAEAARQGIAVEVTRFDLAGLDRAITDGAARGFVKVLTPPGRDRILGVTIMGDHAGDLMAEFTLAMKHGLGLGKILSTVHVYPTWAEAAKSTAGAWRRAHVNPRALALLERFHRWRRG, encoded by the coding sequence GTGACGAAACCGATCCTGTTTGCCGCAGCCGCCCTGGCGCTGGTCCTGGCGGCCTGGCTGATCCCCGACCTGCGCGTCGCGGGCGAGATGCTGGACCGGCTTTCGGCGGGGGCCGAGGCGCATCCGCTGGCCGCGGCCCTTGCCTTCCTGGGCATCTATGTCGCGGTGACGGCGCTGTCGCTGCCCTTGGCCACGCCGCTGACGCTGCTCGGCGGGGCGCTGTTCGGGTTCTGGCAGGGGCTGGTGATGGTCTCGGTCGCGGCGACGGCGGGGGCGACGCTGGCCTTTCTGGCGGCGCGCTATCTGCTGCGGGACTGGGTTCGGGCGCGGCTCGGGGACCGCGCGCGGGGGATCGAGGCCGGGCTGGCGCGGGACGGGGCGTTCTATCTGTTTTCGCTGCGGCTGATCCCGGTCGTGCCCTTCGTGGCGGTGAACCTGCTGATGGGGCTGACGCCGATGCGGGCTTGGACCTTTGCCTGGGTCAGCCAGCTGGGCATGCTGGCGGGCACGGTCGTCTATGTGAACGCGGGCACCCAGCTGGGCGCGCTGGAGGATCTGTCGGGCATCGTCTCGGCCCCGGTGCTGGCGTCGTTTGCGGCGCTGGCGGTGTTTCCCTGGATCGCGCGGGCGGGTCTGGGCGCGGTCAGGCGCAGGCGCGTCTATCGCGGCTGGCGGCGGCCCGCGCGGTTCGACCGCAACCTCATCGTGATCGGCGCGGGATCGGCGGGGCTGGTCGCGGCCTATATCGCGGCGGCGGTGCGCGCCCGCGTCACGCTGGTCGAGGCCTCCGAGATGGGCGGCGATTGCCTGAACACCGGCTGCGTGCCGTCCAAGACCCTGATCCGCAGCGCCACCCTGGCCCATCAGATGCGCCATGCGGGCCGGTGGGGCCTGACCGACACGCCCCCCACGGTGCCCTTTCGCGCAGTCATGGCGCGGGTGCGCGCGGCCATCGCCCGCATCGCGCCCCATGACAGCGTCGAACGCTATACCGCCCTGGGGGTCGAGGTGCTGCGCGGCCATGCCCGGCTGGTCGATCCCTGGACGGTCGAGATCACCGGCGCGGACGGCCCCCGCCGCCTGACCAGCCGCGCGGTGATCGTGGCCACCGGCGCGCGCCCCGTCCTGCCGCCCATTCCCGGGCTGGACGGCGTCGACCCCCTGACATCCGAGACGCTGTGGGATGCGCTTGGCGATCAGGACGCGCCGCCCGCCCGGCTGCTGGTCCTGGGCGGCGGGCCCATCGGCTGCGAGCTGGCGCAGGCCTTCGCGCGGCTCGGCTCGCAGGTGATGCTGGTCGAACGCGCGCCCCGCCTGCTGCCACGCGAGGATGCCGAGGTCGCGGACCTGCTGGCCGCGGCGCTGCGGGCCGACGGGGTCGCGGTGATGACCGGGCACGAGGCGCGGGCCTTCGGCCGCGACGACGGGGCTTGGGTCGATCTGGATCATGCGGGCGGGACGGCGCGCTTGGGCTTCGACCGGGTGATCGTCGCCTTGGGCCGCAGCGCCCGGCTGGAGGGGTTCGGGCTGGAGGATCTGGGCATCGCCACCGGCCGGACCATCGCGGTCAACGACTTCCTGGAGACCCGTTTCCCCAACATCCTGGCCGCGGGGGACGTGGCGGGGCCCTTCCAGTTCACCCATGTCGCGGCCCATCAGGCCTGGTTCGCCAGCGTCAACGCGCTTTTCGGGTCGATCCGGCGGTTCCGGGCGGATTACCGCGTCATCCCCCATGCGACCTTCACCGATCCCGAGATCGCGCGGCTCGGCCTGTCCGAGGCCGAGGCCGCGCGGCAGGGCATCGCGGTCGAGGTGACGCGCTTCGATCTGGCCGGGCTGGACCGGGCCATCACCGACGGCGCGGCGCGGGGTTTCGTGAAGGTGCTGACCCCGCCGGGGCGCGACCGAATCCTGGGGGTGACGATCATGGGCGATCACGCGGGCGATCTGATGGCCGAATTCACCTTGGCGATGAAGCACGGGCTGGGCCTGGGCAAAATCCTGTCCACCGTCCATGTCTATCCCACCTGGGCCGAGGCCGCCAAATCCACCGCGGGCGCTTGGCGGCGCGCGCATGTCAATCCGCGCGCCCTGGCCCTGTTGGAGCGGTTCCACCGCTGGAGGCGCGGATGA